In Bradyrhizobium sp. 170, the DNA window ACAAGCGCTTCTTCCAACACACCGGCATTGACGAGCGCGGACTGGTCCGCGCCTTCATCGGCAACTTCGCGCAGCCGGGTCGGCCGCGGGGCGGCTCGACCATTACGCAGCAGGTCGCCAAGAATCTGCTGGTGGGCAACGACATCACTTACGAAAGAAAACTGCGCGAAATGATCGTTGCCTCGCGGATGGAGCGCGCCCTGACCAAGGCGGAAATCCTCGAGCTCTATCTCAACTCGATTTATCTCGGTCGCGGAGCCTGGGGCATCGAGATGGCGGCGCGCAGCTATTTCGGCAAACCAGCCAAGGCGCTCTCCGCAGTCGAGGGCGCGCTGCTCGCCGGGCTCGCCAAGGGACCTAACTACTTCAATCCCGACCACCACCCTGAGCGCGCGCGCGAGCGCCTTGCCTACGTGCTGGGCCGCATGCAGGACGACGCCATGATCGACGCCGCCGCGGCGCAAGCAGTATTGCCGCAGTTCGTCGAGTACCGGCCGACGCGACGGGACTTCGGCTTTCACTTCGTCGATCACATCGGCCGCGAGGCAAAGGTGGTCGCGGGCCTCGATACTCTCACCAGTTCCTCCTACACGGTGCACTCGACCGTCAATTCGGCCTTGCAGCGCGTAGTCGAAGCGACATTGCAGGAGGGCCTCGCGCGGTACGAGCTGAACACCAATCGTTACAAATTCGAGGGACCCGAGGCGAACATTTCCGATGCTATCCGTCTCAAAGCGGCTGATCCGAGGGCCACGGAGCCGGCCTGGCTCGCGGCGTTGAAGTCGACGCGGCTACCTCTCTATGACGTTCACTGGGAATCGGCGGTCGTCCTGGAGAATACGCGTGGCAAGAGCGGCCATGCGATCAACGTCGGTCTGACCGACGGAAGCATCCTGCCGCTGAACACGTGGAGCACTGCGATCCGGCGCGGTCTCAAGCCGTACGACGTGGTCTACGTGCAGGTGCGCAAAGCCAGTGGCAAGCAAGCGGCGCGTGCGGATCTGCGCATTCGACCGACCGTGCAGGGAGCGGCGCTCGTACTCGGGAACGAAACCGGCCGCATTCTGGCGATGGCGGGTGGCTTTTCGTATCCGGCAAGCCAGCTCAACCGCGTGGTCCAGAGCCTGCGGCAACCCGGCTCCACCTTGAAGCCGCTGACCTACCTCGCCGCCCTTCGAAAGGGATTGCAGCCTAACACGCTGGTGATGGACGAACCGATTACGCTGGCACCGATCGGGGCGACGGCCCACGCGCGCCAGCGCGGTTTCTGGTCGCCGAAGAACTACGAGGGCGGCGCTTCGGGCGCCATTACACTGCGGCGTGCGCTGGAAAACTCCCGGAATCTCGCCACCGCGCAACTGCTCGCGACCGGCCTCGACGACAGCGCCGAGCGAGGCCTCGACCGGGTCTGCGAGATCGCGATGGAAGCGCAGCTCTACAAAGAATGCATGCGCTACTACCCATTCGTGCTCGGTGCCCAAACTGTGCGGCTCATCGACCTTGCGGCGTTCTATGCAGCGATCGCCAACGAAGGCGCACGACCCCAGCCCCATGCGATCGAAACGATCGAACAGGACGGCCGCCCAATCTACCGGCACGATCCGCATGCGGTGTCCTGGATCGGCTTCGCCGACCGCGCATCGTTTTACCAGTTGAAATCAATGCTGCAGGGCGTGCTCGCGCGCGGAACCGCGCGCGTGGTGAAGCATCTTTCGCCCTATGTCGGCGGCAAGACCGGTACCACTGATAATTCGGCCGATGCCTGGTTCGTCGGTTTCACAAATGACGTCACCATCGCCATCTGGGTCGGCTACGACAACAACGATGGCACGCGCCGCACCCTTGGGCGCGGCCAGACCGGAGGGAAAGTGGCGCTGCCGATGTTCGAGCCGATCGTGCAGGCAGCCTGGGAGCTGCACGCTCCCAAGACGGCGTTGAACGGCCCTTCGCGCGAAGCCATGCGTCAACTCGTTGCTCTGTCGATCGATCCCCATACCGGGGATCCTGCGCCGGCCGGCTCCGGGCGCGCTTTCACCGAGTACTTAAAGAGGGATCCGGCGGGCAGAATCGATGATACGCAATTTCGGATCGTCTCGCGTGCAGAACGCTACGCCCATCGTGGCGGTTATGACGAAGACGACGGGCCATTCCAGCAGTGGTCCAACGATACCCGCCTTTACGGCGATATCCGGCCGCCCTTTCCATTCCCGAACTGGCGTCTTGGTCCGCGCGAATATCCCTCCTGGCGCGGATATCCCGATGACGAGGACCGCCTCCCGCGACCGCCGCTCCGAGTCGATCCCGATTATTTCTGGCGGCGGCTGAACTGAGCATTGACGCCATGAGCCTCCACCGTGCCGCTGTCCTCATCGCCGCCTGGTTGGCCACTTGCACGGGCGCGGCCGCGCAGGAATTCCAGCTGGAGGACGTGCCCGCAGCCGCCAGCGTTCCAATCGCACAGATCAAACCGCGCACGGTCATTTTCGCCGACCAACGCAACGACAAGCTCGCCGATTCCTCGACCGGGCTCATTCCGTTCGACGATTGGGCCCGCTCACGTCCGGTTCAGCAGCGCTTCCTCTCGCTGTTTCCGAGCTTCGTTGAGCCCACGATCAACCAACAAACGAAGCTGAAGCTCTCGGTCTACCAGGCGGAGGCGCGGTTTCGACTTCCAAGACCGGCAGCGGCATTGGATCTGTCGCGGTATGCGAATGTCGCGTTCCTCGAGCAGATCGATCCGGCAGTCAAGCACCGCCCGATCACGGCGGGCGATGCTGTTCCCAACAAGGACACGGGGGCCGCGCACAACCGTCCGCCGAATCGCCGCTGGTGCGAGGACGCGAAGGCGATCTGCGTGCAGTCCCGATACATGTTCGAGGGGAAAATTCCGGCGGGCATTCAGCTTGCCAACAAGCTGCGCGAGGAGAGCAAAAAGCCCATTCCGGATTTCATCGAGTTCCAGAGTGAGATGATGTTGGTCACGCAGCCGCACTTTGCCGAGCTGCCGAGCCTGACAGGGCTCGACTCCACAGTCACCGGCGGGCTCGAGCAGAACATCTTTTGGGTCAACCAGGTCATCCAGTTCGGCAAGCTGCTTGCGATTCTGCAACAACATCCGACCGAGCGGGAAGCCGCCATCGCGACGGTCTACATCCTGATTGTGGTCAGGAACGACGTCCTGAACAAGCAAAGGGAATATAGCAAAACACCCATTCTGCGAAACCTCGTGCCCGCGCAACTGCTCATGGGCAACAGTTCCTTCAACAGCGGCGATTCGCTGAGCGCCGGCCTGCCGAAATACGCCAGAAGCCGCATCAAGGCGATCGCCGACATGATGGAGCGGGAATGAGCAGAGCGTGTGCGGCGACGAATGGACGCCGGTAGATGGACAAATCGCGTTTGCAGTCGACAGGCGTCAAAGAAGCCCCGCGAACTGGCAAATAGTCACCGAACCAGGGGCAAGACTCCTGCCCACCACCGCTTGCAAGATCAGTCGATCGAGAGGCTGGCACTCCCGATCAGACTCCCATCGCAAAATATCGCAGAATATCGTGCATTTTGGCGCGCCCAGATTCGAACGCCGACCGCTCAGATTCGTAG includes these proteins:
- a CDS encoding transglycosylase domain-containing protein, with the translated sequence MDSILIKIFATALAFSQVTTRPDEVKTEFDAARDRFEVAQLLGAGCAHMRKAFDIEDVNLDDLIATAMDDKEALSSEIKALKGLNLAHLHLAYRQFCKVEKVEGSPVDLGQVIAFYNSAVKDLPDAVQLKHLRLPGTSVILDNKSQRVAEIYAPNNRRIWVKLADIPEAVRNAFIAAEDKRFFQHTGIDERGLVRAFIGNFAQPGRPRGGSTITQQVAKNLLVGNDITYERKLREMIVASRMERALTKAEILELYLNSIYLGRGAWGIEMAARSYFGKPAKALSAVEGALLAGLAKGPNYFNPDHHPERARERLAYVLGRMQDDAMIDAAAAQAVLPQFVEYRPTRRDFGFHFVDHIGREAKVVAGLDTLTSSSYTVHSTVNSALQRVVEATLQEGLARYELNTNRYKFEGPEANISDAIRLKAADPRATEPAWLAALKSTRLPLYDVHWESAVVLENTRGKSGHAINVGLTDGSILPLNTWSTAIRRGLKPYDVVYVQVRKASGKQAARADLRIRPTVQGAALVLGNETGRILAMAGGFSYPASQLNRVVQSLRQPGSTLKPLTYLAALRKGLQPNTLVMDEPITLAPIGATAHARQRGFWSPKNYEGGASGAITLRRALENSRNLATAQLLATGLDDSAERGLDRVCEIAMEAQLYKECMRYYPFVLGAQTVRLIDLAAFYAAIANEGARPQPHAIETIEQDGRPIYRHDPHAVSWIGFADRASFYQLKSMLQGVLARGTARVVKHLSPYVGGKTGTTDNSADAWFVGFTNDVTIAIWVGYDNNDGTRRTLGRGQTGGKVALPMFEPIVQAAWELHAPKTALNGPSREAMRQLVALSIDPHTGDPAPAGSGRAFTEYLKRDPAGRIDDTQFRIVSRAERYAHRGGYDEDDGPFQQWSNDTRLYGDIRPPFPFPNWRLGPREYPSWRGYPDDEDRLPRPPLRVDPDYFWRRLN